The DNA region ATAATTACATATGTAGTTTTTATCTTTATAACTTTCATCTTTTAATATCTTTAAAACTAAATCTGTCACAGGACCACCTACAGTTCTGCCACTTATATGCCCATTAGCTATAGCTACTATAGACTTATCAGGATTATTTATATCATGTAAAACCACTTCAGAATTATTTCCTAAAACTTTACCCATGAATTCTACTAGTGGAATGTATTTCTTTAATTTATCTTTGTTTTTCATTACTTTATCTCCTCTATCTAGAATTAAAAAATGTTATACAGCAAATAACCATTCTTTCATATGTAATTTAAACATAAGACATTTTCGTATAAATTTTGTAAAAAGGGTCATTTTAAGTGAAAACTTAAAATAACCCAATTTATATGCTGAACTTATGTGTTATTGATAGTTTTTATAATTTTTTAATTCTTTTCAATAACTTAATATTAGGTACATGAAAATAAATAACAAGTCAAAGATGCTGGTATATTTTGTGTCAGACAAGGAAGCAGGTTCCGCCGCTAGTAGAACTATCGGTGGGTTCTGCTGACGCAGTATGACGCAAAATAGACTAGCATACTGACTTGTTATTTATTTGAATGTGCCTTATGCTATAGCTATTACTTCTATTTCAACTAAAGCATCTTTAGGTAATCTAGCTACTTCAATTGCGCTTCTTGATGGATAATCAGCTGTAAAGAATTGTGCATAAACTTCATTCATTTTAGCAAAATTATTCATATCGCTTAAGAAAACAGTAGTTTTAACAACTTTATTTAAATCGCTACCTGCTGCTTCTAGTATAGCCTTTACATTTTCTAATGATTGTCTTGTTTGCTCTTCTATAGTAGTTGGCATTTCACCTGTTTTAGGATCTATTGGAAGTTGGCCTGAAGTATATACTAGCTCTCCTACTTTTATTCCTTGAGAGTATGGTCCTATAGCACCTGGTGCTGCATTTGTTGAAATAACTGATTTATTCATATTTTTTCCTCCTTGATGATAATTTTTTACCACAGTATTAATTTTTTATCAACTGTAAAATAATTATAATATATATATTCCCTTATTTCAATCTTTTATATAAACAAAACTGAAATTTTTATATAAGCAAATTCTAATTAGGTACATGAAAATAAATAATAAGTCAAAGATGCAGGTATATTTTGTGTCAAACAAGGAAGCAGGTTCCGCCGCTAGTAGAACTATCGGTGGGTTCTGCTGACGCAGTATGACGCAAAATAGACTAGCATACTGACTTGTTATTTATTTGAATGTGCCTTAGTAATTTGCATTACTAATTTAATTACAAAAACTTTTAACAACAAATTTAAAAATTCTCAAAGAAGTTTTATTCTTAATTTTCAATTTTAATTTAAATTTTTATATTACTTTTATAAATTATTAAAATATTTTATGATTATCCTACAAAAAGTATTACATTACTTGAATTATGAAATTTCTCTGGAATGAGTTGCATAAGAAGCGAAGGAACCATTTAAATTTAATTTTAGAAATTCTTCTTTTAGACAGATAAAATTATCGTAACCCTTAAAAGGACGCCAGGCTAGCGAACCTGAGGCAGGACGCTGAATGTGAGCGTTAGATAATTTTATATGGCTAAAAGATTAGAATTTCTTAAATTAAATTTATTGTTCCGAGCTTTTATGCAAGTCATGGAGGAGAAATTTCATAATTCCACCACATTGTACCTTATTGTGGGTTAATCATATTTATATAATTTATTTCAATACCAAACCATCACTATTTAATCTTTATTTATGAACTATATATAGACTTTATTCTTATAAATATTTAAAATATTTAAACTTTATTTAGCGCTTTAAAACTACGTATTGATATTTTTCCAAAAACATTGTAATATATAGTTGTAATTTGTAAATATAAACTAAAATAAAAATATAAACTAAAATAAAAATATAAACTAAAAATAAAAGATACAAGACAAATAAAGTCTGTTGATTATAAACTCTTAGCCTTTGGTTAAGAGATTTTTTTATGGTAAATAATATACTAATAACTAGTACTTAATCGCTATCACCTAAATAAGATACCTAAATTCAATCTTTATTGAAACTGATATTAGAGCTTTATAAAAATAGCTACAAATATATTAACTAAAGTTTTTCATTTATGATTATCTCTTATTAATAGAGAAAATAGTATAAAGGGAGGTTTTAAATATGAAAAAACAATTAAATGTGAAAAGGTTTTTAAAAGAAATGATTTGGCTCCACATTGGACTTATTATAACTGCTGCTGGTACTTATTTCTTTTTAGTTCCAAATGATATTGCAGCTGGAGGGGTTAGTGGCCTTGCCATGGTAATTCAACCTTATATTCCGAAACTAAGTATAGGTTTATTAATGACCTTAATGAATTTGGTATTATTTGTAGTAGGTTTTGTATTTATTGATTCTAGTTTTGGGGCTAGATCCATTTATACAAGTTTTGCATTTTCTTTAATAATATGGATTATGGAAAAGACTATGCCTATGACCCATCCATTTACGGATGATTTATTAATAGAATTATTATTTGGTTCTTTATTAAGTGCTGTTGGTATAGCAATAGTTTTCGAACAAAATGCATCTACTGGTGGTACTGACATAGTAGCTAAAATTCTTAATAAATATGCTCATCTTGAACTAGGAAAAGCTCTTCTATTAGTAGACTTGGTAATAACTATATTAGCTACTTATACTTTTGGAATTAAAAAAGGTATGTATGCTCTATTAGGAGTAATAATACTTGGTATAATAATAGACGTAGTAATAAGTGGTTTTAATGACTACAAAAAAGTAGAAATACTAAGCTGTGAAGGTGAGAAAATAAAAAAATTTATAATAGAAGAATTGGATAGAGGTGCTACATTATATATTGGAAAAGGTGCTTATACCAATGAAGAAAAAGAAATAATAAACACTGTAGTAGATAAAAAACAATTCATAAAATTAAAAAAATTTATACATGAAACAGACAATAAAGCTTTTATAATAACTTACAATGTTCATGAAACCCTTGGAGAAGGATTTAAGAGCTTATCAAACTAAAAAAATTCCAATAAACAATTAAATCATTAAATAAAGAAAAATCTACCTTTAATAAGATATAAAGGTAGATTTTTCTTTAATAATTCAACTTTCGCAGTTGAAAAATAAAAATATAAAATTTAAAGTGAAGAATAAAGCTCTTTTAGAAACTAACTATAATTGAAATTTGCAGGTAAGTAATAGGTAAGAGCTAAGAAGTAAGAAGTAATAGTTAAGGATAAAACTCAAGGAGTTTTTTATAATTAATTTGTAAATAACAAGTAATAAGTAATAGTTGTGCTGAAAATTCAGCTTTGCTGAATTTTTTAAAGAAACTCTTACTTTTTACTTCTTACTTCTTACTTTTTACTTCTTACTTTTCACCTCTTACCTACTCTACAAATTTCTATTTTACATTCTAAATTTTAACCCCTTATTAATCTAATGTAGAGCTTGAACTTTATGTACAAAAGTTGAGTTAATTATATGTTCAGAACAATAATTTTACATACTTGTAATTCTTAAAAAATCACTGTTCATAAAAAGCAGATTGGAGACTAGTGTGATTTTATTGTGTATCCTGTATTCTCTATGCAATTAAGTATCTTTTCTTTAGTAGCAGGACTATTATATTCTATTTCTATACTTCCACGGCCTAGGTCTACTGCTACTTCCTGAACCCCTTCAATCTTATCTAATGCATTTAACACTTTGGTTTTGTCCTGCGAATTTGCAAGACCTGAAACTTCGTAATGGCTAGTTTTCATTATTTAACTTCCTCCCTTATCAATTAAACTCTATAAGAGTATACTTTTTAT from Haloimpatiens massiliensis includes:
- a CDS encoding heavy-metal-associated domain-containing protein — its product is MKTSHYEVSGLANSQDKTKVLNALDKIEGVQEVAVDLGRGSIEIEYNSPATKEKILNCIENTGYTIKSH
- a CDS encoding YitT family protein translates to MKKQLNVKRFLKEMIWLHIGLIITAAGTYFFLVPNDIAAGGVSGLAMVIQPYIPKLSIGLLMTLMNLVLFVVGFVFIDSSFGARSIYTSFAFSLIIWIMEKTMPMTHPFTDDLLIELLFGSLLSAVGIAIVFEQNASTGGTDIVAKILNKYAHLELGKALLLVDLVITILATYTFGIKKGMYALLGVIILGIIIDVVISGFNDYKKVEILSCEGEKIKKFIIEELDRGATLYIGKGAYTNEEKEIINTVVDKKQFIKLKKFIHETDNKAFIITYNVHETLGEGFKSLSN
- a CDS encoding RidA family protein, producing the protein MNKSVISTNAAPGAIGPYSQGIKVGELVYTSGQLPIDPKTGEMPTTIEEQTRQSLENVKAILEAAGSDLNKVVKTTVFLSDMNNFAKMNEVYAQFFTADYPSRSAIEVARLPKDALVEIEVIAIA